In a genomic window of Curtobacterium flaccumfaciens pv. betae:
- a CDS encoding low temperature requirement protein A, with protein MTTIGLRRMVPRDPDQRHRAASPLELLFDLVFVVAVGFAATNLHEIELEGHVTSAVLAYGLVFFSIWWAWMNFTWFATSFDTDDWLYRVMTFVQMAGVLVLAAGVHAAMVENDFTIGIIGYVVMRLALVGQWIRAAASSTRHRRTATLHAVGITVVQLLWVVSLALPDDVWGYAAPFLVLAELSVPIWAQTSTGTAPWHTRHLAERFSLFTLIVLGEGLVASAGAVIDAVAHTEHLGALLALAGCGLVITVGMWWIYFSREQHAHIRSLPTALVFGYGHYFVFAAAGALPAGIEVAVSADAGHVELSSASVAATVAVPVAVFVLSIWALAIRPSLSARANAVVVALVLVVLASIAVPAVSLPVTALAVVAVVVTLEVASARTDT; from the coding sequence ATGACGACCATCGGACTCCGCCGGATGGTGCCGCGCGACCCCGACCAGCGACACCGGGCGGCGAGCCCCCTGGAGCTCCTGTTCGACCTGGTGTTCGTCGTCGCGGTGGGCTTCGCCGCCACGAACCTGCACGAGATCGAGCTCGAGGGACATGTCACCTCCGCCGTCCTGGCCTACGGGCTGGTGTTCTTCTCGATCTGGTGGGCCTGGATGAACTTCACGTGGTTCGCCACGTCGTTCGACACCGACGACTGGCTCTACCGCGTGATGACCTTCGTGCAGATGGCCGGGGTGCTCGTCCTCGCCGCCGGGGTGCACGCGGCCATGGTCGAGAACGACTTCACGATCGGCATCATCGGCTACGTCGTCATGCGGCTGGCCCTGGTCGGGCAGTGGATCCGCGCCGCTGCGTCCTCCACCCGCCACCGCCGGACCGCCACCCTGCACGCCGTCGGCATCACGGTCGTGCAGCTGCTCTGGGTGGTCTCGCTGGCCCTGCCTGACGACGTCTGGGGGTACGCGGCACCGTTCCTCGTGCTCGCCGAACTGTCCGTGCCGATCTGGGCGCAGACCTCGACGGGGACGGCCCCGTGGCACACCCGGCACCTGGCCGAGCGGTTCTCCCTGTTCACCCTCATCGTCCTGGGCGAGGGGCTGGTGGCCTCGGCCGGCGCGGTGATCGACGCCGTCGCGCACACCGAGCACCTCGGAGCCCTGCTGGCGCTCGCGGGTTGCGGGCTGGTGATCACCGTCGGCATGTGGTGGATCTACTTCTCCCGCGAGCAGCACGCGCACATCCGCTCGCTGCCCACCGCGCTCGTGTTCGGCTACGGCCACTACTTCGTCTTCGCCGCCGCCGGTGCCCTGCCGGCCGGCATCGAGGTCGCGGTCAGCGCCGATGCCGGACACGTCGAGCTGTCGTCCGCCTCGGTCGCCGCGACCGTCGCGGTGCCGGTCGCCGTGTTCGTGCTGTCGATCTGGGCGCTCGCGATCCGGCCGTCGCTGTCGGCACGGGCCAATGCCGTCGTGGTGGCCCTGGTGCTCGTGGTCCTCGCGTCGATCGCGGTGCCGGCGGTGTCGCTGCCGGTCACGGCGCTCGCCGTGGTGGCGGTCGTCGTGACCCTCGAGGTCGCGTCCGCACGGACCGACACCTGA
- a CDS encoding BCCT family transporter, whose product MASTTPPLPGPVTTTPQLRRWVFWPAAVIVLGFVAFTLISPSTAEALFLGLQDGIVKNFSWYYVLIAAFFVGFSLFVGFSRFGDIKLGKDQDEPEFSTGSWFALLFAAGMGIGLVFYGVSEPLSHFVSPRPGVTGTEKELAQQALTQTFLHWGLHAWAIYVVLGLALAYAIHRRGRPVSIRWALEPLLGNRVRGGWGNLIDVIALVGTLFGVATSLGLGVIQIGAGLESAGIADSSIVSQIAIIAVITAVTIVSLVTGVTKGMKILSNFNLLLAAALLLFVLIVGPTQFLLRDFVQSIGSYLQNIVGLSFNVTAQQGAEGEAWQGAWTTFYWGWWMSWAPFVGVFIARISKGRTVRQFVFGVLLVPTALTFLWFAVLGGTAIHRQTDGSGGLIGSDGSVDIEGSLFAVLGDLPAGMVLTYGAILLIGVFFVTSSDSGSLVMAMIASGGDIEPKNWLRVFFAGVAALLAVALLLSGGLNALKTAAITTALPFSIVLLLTCWSTIIAFTRERRAYDKAEREVLLEHVGAYYGLEVEAPNERPARSGLGRPWAAVKNRVRGGRGTTSPTVEAGALDDFPVRPSSVSADPAVDPSLDARPTSDDGPATEQPER is encoded by the coding sequence ATGGCAAGCACCACTCCTCCCCTGCCCGGACCCGTGACCACGACACCGCAGTTGCGGCGGTGGGTGTTCTGGCCCGCCGCCGTCATCGTGCTGGGGTTCGTGGCCTTCACCCTGATCTCCCCCTCCACCGCCGAGGCGCTGTTCCTCGGTCTGCAGGACGGCATCGTCAAGAACTTCAGCTGGTACTACGTCCTGATCGCCGCGTTCTTCGTCGGCTTCTCGCTGTTCGTCGGCTTCAGCCGCTTCGGTGACATCAAGCTCGGCAAGGACCAGGACGAGCCCGAGTTCTCGACCGGTTCGTGGTTCGCACTGCTCTTCGCCGCCGGCATGGGCATCGGCCTCGTCTTCTACGGCGTCTCCGAGCCCCTCAGCCACTTCGTCTCCCCGCGCCCCGGCGTCACCGGCACCGAGAAGGAGCTCGCGCAGCAGGCACTGACCCAGACGTTCCTGCACTGGGGCCTGCACGCGTGGGCGATCTACGTCGTCCTCGGCCTGGCCCTGGCGTACGCGATCCACCGCCGGGGACGCCCGGTGTCGATCCGCTGGGCCCTCGAACCGCTGCTCGGCAACCGCGTGCGCGGCGGCTGGGGCAACCTGATCGACGTGATCGCCCTGGTCGGCACGCTGTTCGGCGTCGCGACCTCGCTCGGCCTCGGGGTCATCCAGATCGGCGCCGGACTCGAGAGCGCCGGCATCGCCGACAGCAGCATCGTCAGCCAGATCGCGATCATCGCGGTGATCACCGCCGTCACGATCGTGTCGCTCGTCACCGGCGTGACCAAGGGCATGAAGATCCTGTCGAACTTCAACCTGCTGCTCGCCGCCGCACTGCTGCTCTTCGTGCTCATCGTCGGCCCCACGCAGTTCCTGCTCCGTGACTTCGTGCAGTCGATCGGCTCCTACCTGCAGAACATCGTCGGCCTGTCGTTCAACGTCACCGCCCAGCAGGGTGCCGAGGGCGAGGCCTGGCAGGGCGCCTGGACCACCTTCTACTGGGGATGGTGGATGTCGTGGGCGCCGTTCGTCGGTGTCTTCATCGCCCGCATCTCCAAGGGCCGCACCGTCCGACAGTTCGTGTTCGGTGTGCTGCTCGTGCCGACCGCACTCACGTTCCTGTGGTTCGCCGTCCTCGGTGGCACGGCGATCCACCGCCAGACCGACGGTTCGGGCGGCCTGATCGGCTCGGACGGCTCGGTCGACATCGAGGGTTCGCTGTTCGCGGTCCTCGGCGACCTGCCCGCCGGCATGGTCCTGACCTACGGCGCGATCCTGCTCATCGGCGTGTTCTTCGTGACCTCGTCGGACTCGGGGTCGCTCGTGATGGCGATGATCGCGTCGGGCGGTGACATCGAGCCGAAGAACTGGCTGCGGGTCTTCTTCGCCGGTGTCGCTGCGCTGCTCGCCGTCGCCCTGCTGCTCAGCGGTGGACTGAACGCGCTGAAGACGGCGGCGATCACGACCGCGTTGCCGTTCAGCATCGTCCTGTTGCTCACCTGTTGGTCGACGATCATCGCCTTCACCCGCGAGCGTCGTGCCTACGACAAGGCCGAGCGCGAGGTCCTGCTCGAGCACGTCGGCGCCTACTACGGCCTCGAGGTCGAGGCGCCGAACGAGCGTCCGGCACGGTCCGGCCTCGGCCGTCCGTGGGCCGCGGTGAAGAACCGCGTGCGCGGTGGCCGCGGAACCACGTCGCCGACGGTGGAGGCCGGCGCGCTCGACGACTTCCCGGTGCGGCCGTCGTCGGTCTCGGCCGACCCGGCGGTCGACCCGAGCCTCGACGCGCGTCCGACGTCGGACGACGGGCCCGCGACGGAGCAGCCCGAACGCTGA
- a CDS encoding YrhK family protein — protein MAQDERDIALRVGHEELRIRGVYETISIINDVMVALWFIVGSVLFFSESTTTAGTWLFLIGSIQLLIRPVIRLSRRLHLGRVGRGNPTESARDF, from the coding sequence ATGGCTCAGGACGAACGGGACATCGCACTCCGGGTGGGGCACGAGGAGCTCCGCATCCGCGGGGTCTACGAGACGATCAGCATCATCAACGACGTGATGGTCGCACTCTGGTTCATCGTCGGCAGCGTCCTCTTCTTCTCCGAGAGCACCACGACGGCCGGCACGTGGCTGTTCCTGATCGGGAGCATCCAGCTGCTCATCCGTCCCGTCATCCGGCTGTCGCGGAGACTCCACCTCGGACGGGTCGGCCGGGGGAACCCCACCGAGTCTGCGCGCGATTTCTGA